The DNA region CGCCGATGATGCGGGATCCGCGCTCCGGAGCCGGCTTGTTCGCCGTGCTGCTCGGTGCCGTGGTGGTGGGGGTGCTGGTCATCAGCGTTCACGCTCCCAGAAGGACGGTCCGACCGGCTCGTGGAAGTCGCTCTGGGCAACCAGGTAGCCGTCGTCGTCGATCGCGATAGGAAGTTGGGGGAGGGGGCGTGCGGCCGGACCGAAGATGACCTCGCAGTTGTTCGAGACATCGAAGGTGGACTGGTGGCACGGGCACAGCAGGTGGTGCGTCTGCTGCTCGTAGAGCGCGACCGGGCATCCGACGTGGGTGCAGATCTTGGAGTACGCGACGATGCCGTCGTAGCCCCAGTTCTCGTGGCCCTTGGAGGGGTTGAGGTCCTTCGGGTCGAGACGCATGAGGAGGACGGAGGCCTTGGCCTTCTCCTCCAGCATGTGCTCGGAGTCGAGCATGCCGTCCGGGATGACGTGGAACACCGAACCGATGGTCACGTCCGAGGCCTTGATCGGCAGACCCGTCGGGTCCTTCGTCAGGCGCAGGCCCTGCTTCCAGAAGGTGTGGCGCAGGAGCTCGTTCGGGTCCTCGGCCGGAGCGAGGTCGCGGACCAGGACGATGCCCGGCAGCGGGAACGCGGCCAGCGCACCGATCATCGAGTTGCGGATCAGCTTGCGACGGCTGAAGCCGGACTCCTTGTCGGCCAGCTGGAAGGCCTCGACGGCCTTGGCGCGCGTCGCGTCCGTGCCGCGGGTGCCGTGGCGGAGCTCGGTGATCTCGCGGTCGACGACGAGCGACTTCGACCAGTAGACCGCGCCGAGGCCCAGCGCGATGAGCGCGAGGGCGATCGAGAGGCCGAGGAAGAGGTTCGCGGTGCGGACCGTCCCGAAGTCGTTCGAGTCGATCGGGAACGCGACGTAGGCCGCGATCGAGAGGACGCTGCCGACGATCGAGAGGTAGAAGAAGGTCGCGACCTGACGCTCGGCCAGGCGCTGCTTCTTCGGGTCGACGTCGGTGCGGCGCGCTCGGTGCGGCGGCTCACCCGGGTTCTCGAACGGGTCGGTGGGCAGCACCGCGATCCCGGGGGAGGTGGTCGTGCCGTGCTTCTCGACAGCCGAGGACGAGTTCAGCGTCTCGTCGTCGTGCTCTGCCATGGTGTTCCCTTCAGTGTCGTTCGACACGGACGATCAGTTGGACTTCGCGGTCAGCCAGACGGTCATCGCAACGACCGCGCCGAGTCCGAAGATCCAGATGAACAGACCCTCGGCCACCGGGCCCAGGGAGCCGAGTGCGAACCCGCCGGGGGACTTGTTGTCCTGCACGTACTTGAGGTACGTGATGATGTCGGCCTTCTGCTCCGGCGTGAGGTTCAGGTCGTTGAAGACCGGCATGTTCTGCGGGCCGGTCTGCATCGCCTCGTAGATGTGCTTGCCCGAGACCGTCGACAGGTTCGGGGCGTACTTGCCCTCGGTCAGGGCGCCGCCGGCGCCGGCCACGTTGTGGCACATGGCGCAGTTGATGCGGAAGAGCTCGGCACCCTCGGCCGCGTCGCCGTCCTCACCGTTGGTGAGCTCGGTGGACGGGACGGCCGGGCCGGGGCCCAGCGAGGCGACGTACTCGGCGAGGGCGTCGACCTGCTCGTCCGTGAACTGCGCGGGCTTCTCTTCGGCCTGCGGGCCCTGGGCGGCCATCGGCATGCGGCCGGTGCCCACCTGGAAGTCGACCGAGGCGGCGCCGACACCGATGAGGGACGGACCCTCGCTCGTGCCCTGGGCGGAGAGGCCGTGGCAGGTCGCGCAGTTCGAGGCGAAGAGCTTCTGGCCCTCGTTGACCTTCGACTGGCTGGTCGCCGCGACGGTGCTCGTGCTGTCGTCGGCGTTGGCCGTGGAGCTGAAGAGCGCGTACGCACCGCCGGTGGTCATGAGGCCCACGACGATGAGCGAGACGGTCGCCATCGGTGAACGGCGGCCCTTCTTGGACTTGGTTCTGTTGAACATGTGCTCGGGGGTGTCCAGTTCCTACTTGAGAAGGTAGATGACGGCGAAGAGGAAGATCCACACGACGTCGACGAAGTGCCAGTAGTACGACACGACGATGGCGGTGGTCGCTTCCTTGTGACCGAAGTTCTTCGCGGCGAAGCCACGGCCGAGCGTCAGCAGGAAGGCGATGAGGCCACCCGTGACGTGGAGGCCGTGGAACCCGGTCGTCATGTAGAAGGCCGAGCCGTAGGCGCTGGAGGAGAGCGTGACGCCCTCGTGCCAGAGGTTGGCGTACTCGAAGATCTGGCCGCAGACGAAGATCGCGCCCATCGCGTAGGTGACGAAGAACCACTCCGTCATGCCCCAGTGGCGCGGGTTCCAGCTCGTGCGGTGCACCTGGAAACGCTCTGCAGCGAACACGGCGAACTGGCACGCGAAGCTGGACAGCACCAGGATGATCGTGTTCACCGAGGCGAAGGGCACCTCGAGCTTGGAGGTTTCGGCCGCCCAGAGCTCGGGGGACGTGCTGCGCAGCGTGAAGTAGATCGCGAACAGGCCGGCGAAGAACATGACCTCGCTGCCCAGCCACACGATCGTCCCCACGGCAACGGCGTTCGGCCTGTTCAGGGCCGGACCGCTGGCGGATCTGGAGAGAGGGGTGCTAGTCACGTCCTCCATTATGGCCGAAACCCCAGACAGTGTTTTCGCAGGAGACTGGCGGGTCTCTCGAATTCACTACGATCGAGCCATGCCTGACGCACTCTCTTGGCCTGCAGTGATCAGCGCGCTCATGGCGCGCGAGGACCTGACGATCAGGCAATCCACATGGGCCATGGAGGAGATCGTGCACGGGCGCGCCACCCAGGCACAGATCGCCGCGTTCGCCGTGACGCTCCGCGCGAAGGGCGAGACCGTCGACGAGGTGGTCGGGTTCCGCGACGCGATCCTCGACGCCGCCGTTCCGCTGGACGTCGACCCGATGGCGTTGGACATCGTCGGCACGGGTGGGGACGTCGTCGGCACCGTGAACGTCTCGACCATGGCGGCGATCGTCATCGCCGCCGCCGGGGTGCCCGTCGTGAAGCACGGCAACAAGGCGAGCTCGTCGAAGTCCGGTTCGAGCGACGTGCTCGCCGCACTCGGGCTCGATCTCACGATGGACGCCGCGCGTGTCGCGGACACCTTCCGGCGTGTCGGACTGACCTTCGCGTTCGCCAACGCGTTCCACCCGGGCTTCGCGCACGCCGGGCCGGTCCGCCGCGAGATCGGTGTGCCCACGGTGTTCAACTTCCTCGGGCCGCTCGTCAACCCCGCACGGTGCGAAGCGAACGCCGTCGGCGTCGCGCAGCTCGAGCTCGTGCCGATCATCACGGGCGTGTTCCAGACCCGCGGCGCGACCGCCCTGGTGTTCCGCGGAGACGACGGCCTCGACGAGCTCACCACCACCGGCCACAGCCACATCTGGGAGGTCACCGGCGGTCGGGTCATCGAGCACGACCTCGACCCGCGCGACCTCGGCATCGCACGTGCACGCACCGAGGACCTCCTCGGTGGCGACCCCGAGCACAACGCCGGCGTCGTGCACCGCGTGCTGTCGGGGGAGACCGGCCCGGTGCGCGACATCGTGCTGCTCAACGCCGCGGCGGGCCTGGTCTCGTTCCGTCTGGCGCAGGACCCGGCCGAGTCCGACCGACCGATCCTGCAGCGCTTCCGCGAGCAGCTCGCGGTCGCGGCCGAGGCGATCGACTCCGGCGCCGGCACCCGCAAGCTGGCGGACTGGACCGCGGTCCCGACCGCGACCGACGCGCAGTAGACGCAACCGACGGGAGGCCCGGTGCCGGTTCACGGAACCGGCACCGGGCCTCCCGTCGGTGCGTTCAGTGCACGCGGTCAGCGCGCGCGTGCGTCGCTACTGGACGTCTTCGTCGACCCAGTCGAAGGTCTTCGTGACGGCCTTCTTCCAGAGACGGAGCGTGCGCTCGCGCTCCGCGGCGTCGAGCTGCGGCTCCCAGCGCTTGTCCTCCTGCCAGTTGGCACGGAGCTCGTCGAGGTTGGCCCAGAAGCCCACGGCGAGACCGGCCGCGTAGGCCGCGCCGAGCGCCGTCGTCTCGGCGACCACCGGACGCACCACCGGCACGTTGAGGATGTCGGCCTGGAACTGCATGAGCTCGTTGTTGGCGGTCATGCCGCCGTCGACCTTGAGCTCGGTCAGGTCCACGCCCGAGTCGGCGTTCACCGCGTCGAGGACCTCGCGGGTCTGCAGCGCCGTCGCCTCGAGCGCCGCACGTGCGATGTGTCCCTTGTTGACGTAGCGGGTCAGGCCGACGATGGCGCCGCGAGCGTCCGGACGCCAGTACGGCGCGAACAGCCCGGAGAACGCCGGCACGAAGTACACGCCGCCGTTGTCCTCGACGGTCTTGGCCAGCGCCTCGACCTCCGGGGCACTGCCGATGAGACCGAGGTTGTCGCGGAGCCACTGGATGAGCGAGCCCGTGACGGCGATCGAACCCTCGAGGGCGTAGTGCGTCTCCTGGTCGCCGAGCTTGTAGCCGACGGTGGTGAGCAGGCCGTTCTCGGAACGGACGATCTCGGTACCGGTGTTGAAGATGAGGAAGTTGCCGGTGCCGTAGGTGTTCTTCGACTCGCCCTGGTCGAACGCCGCCTGGCCGAAGGTCGCGGCCTGCTGGTCGCCGAGGATGCCCGCGATCGGGACCTCGCGGAGCAGGTTGGACGACTCGACGTGGCCGTAGACCTCGGAGGAGCTGACGATCTCGGGGAGCATCGACTTCGGCACACCGAAGTCGGCGAGGATGTCGTCGCGCCACTGGAGCGTCTCGAGGTCCATGAACAGCGTGCGGGACGCGTTCGTGACGTCGGTCTTGTGGACGCCGCCGTCGACGCCACCGGTCAGGTTCCAGAGGACCCAGGTGTCGGTGGTGCCGAAGAGCAGGTCCCCGGCCTCGGCCTTCTCACGCGCACCCTCGACGTTCTCGAGGATCCACATGATCTTGGTGCCGGCGAAGTATGTCGCGAGCGGCAGGCCGACGATGGCCTTGTAGCGGTCGGTGTCACCGTCGGCGAGCTTGTCGACGATCGACTGCGTGCGGGTGTCCTGCCAGACGATCGCGTTGTAGATCGGCTTGCCGGTGGTCTTGTCCCAGACGACGGCGGTCTCGCGCTGGTTGGTGATGCCCACGGCGGCGACGTCGTGACGCGTGATGTCGGCACGCGACAGTGCCTGACCGATCACCTCGCGGGTGTTGTCCCAGATCTCGGCGGGGTCGTGCTCGACCCACCCGGCGCGCGGGAAGATCTGCTCGTGTTCCTTCTGCCCGGTCGAGATGATCGAGCCGGAGTGATCGAAGACGATCGCTCGGGTGGAGGTCGTGCCCTGGTCGATGGCGACGATGTAGTCGGCCATTGGTGCTCCTTACGGGTGTTCGGTGCGGTGAGCGGCCCGCGATCGCGTGCCGCTCACCCCGGGGTTGGGTTGGGTCAGCTGACGACGGGCAGCAGGGCGTAGGACAGCCCGGCGGCGATGGCGCCACCGATCAGCGGTCCGACGACGGGCACCCAGGCGTACGACCAGTCGCTCGAGCCCTTGCCCTTGATGGGCAGGAAGGCGTGCGCGAGGCGCGGGCCGAGGTCACGGGCCGGGTTGATGGCGTAGCCGGTCGGGCCACCGAGGCTGACACCGATCGCGATCACGAGGAAGGCGACGGGGATCGCGCCGAGCTGCGCCGGGGTCTGGCCGTTGGTGAAGGCGATGACGACGAACACCAGCACGAAGGTGCCGATGATCTCGGTCACGAGGTTCCAGCCGTACGACCGGATCGCCGGGCCGGTGGAGAAGACGCCGAGCTTGGCGGCGGGGTCGGGCTCCTCGTCGAAGTGCTGCTTGTAGGCGAGCCAGACGATGACGGCCCCGATGACCGCACCGATGAGCTGGGCGAGCCAGAACAGGAGCATCGCGCCGACGGTGATGTTGCCGAGGATGGCCTGGGCGAGGCTGACGGCCGGGTTGAGCTGGCCACCCGACTTGTACGACACGGTGACACCGGCGAAGACCGCGAAGCCCCAACCGATCGTGACCATGAGGAAGCCGGCCCCGAAGCCCTTCGACTTCGAGAGGGAGACGGCGGCGACGACACCGCCACCCAGGATGATGAGCATCGCTGTACCGACGAGCTCGGACAGGAACTTGACGCCGATGTCGTCCATCGGTGACCTCCAGTGCGTGAGGTGGGGGTCCGGTGGTGCTGCGCCGCACTCCCCGTTGAGTGATTGAGGCCGAGCATAGTGACGCGGAGAACGACGGGGCGACGAATTCCTGAGGGAAGTCCGCGATCGTGCACGAACGTGCAAGCGGCGTGCGCTGCGGGGGATCGCGAGCCGATGACGCGTCCCCGTCGCACTGCACGAACGTGCAGACCGGACGAACGAGCGCCCGGGCGTCGGATGTAGATTGGGCGCACTCCGGTCGACGACGGCGGTGTGCAGTTCGCCTCGGCTCGGCCCCGTACCCGTGGAGGCACGCGCATGAAGAAGCTCATCAACGACCCGCAGGCCGTGGTCGACGAGACCGTCCGGGGATTCGCCCGGGCACACGCCGCACACGTCGTCCTGGTCGAGGACCCGATCCACCTGCACCGCGCCGACGCCCCCGTCGCCGGCAAGGTCGGCATCGTCAGCGGAGGCGGCAGCGGACACGAGCCGCTGCACGCGGGCTTCGTGGGGTACGGCATGCTCGACGCCGCCGTTCCCGGCCCGGTGTTCACGAGCCCGACGCCCGACCCGATCGTCGCGGCCACCAAGGCCGTCGACGGCGGCGCGGGTGTCCTGCACATCGTGAAGAACTACACCGGCGACGTCCTGAACTTCGAGACCGCCGCCGAGCTCGCCGAGATGGACGACATCCGCGTCGAGTCCGTCGTCGTCGACGACGACGTCGCGGTGCAGGACTCGCTCTACACCGCCGGTCGCCGCGGCGTGGCCGGCACCGTCGTCGTGGAGAAGTGCGCCGGCGCCGCGGCCGAGCGCGGTGACGACCTGGACGCCGTCGCCGCCGTCGCCCGCCACGTCAACGACGTCACGCGGTCGATGGGCCTGGCCCTGGCGTCCGGCACCGTGCCGCACGCGGGGGAGCCGTCCTTCACGCTCGCCGACGACGAGGTCGAACTCGGCATCGGCATCCACGGCGAGCCCGGGCGAGAGCGCATCCCGATGGCACCGGCCGACCAGCTCGTCGACCGTGTGCTCGAACCGATCCTCACCGACCTCGACGCTCCGGCCGGCTCGAAGCTGCTCCTGCTCGTCAACGGCATGGGCGGCACCCCGCTGTCCGAGCTGTACATCGCCTACCGCCGCGCCGCCGAGGTGCTGACGGATCGCGGGTACGACGTCACGCGTAGTTTGGTGGGCGACTACGTCACGTCCCTCGAGATGCAGGGGTTCTCGCTCACCGTCACGGTGCTCGACGAGGAACTCACGGCACTCTGGGACGCACCGGTGGAGACCCCCGCACTGCGCTGGGGTCGCTGAGCGGCCGCCATCGACCGCGAGAGCACCGACCACGACACCGAGCCCACCGGGCCGGACACACGAAGGGAACCGCATTGGCGCTCGACACCGCATGGGCCATCGACTGGGTCCGTCGCACGGCTGCGACGATCGACGAACACCGGGCAGAGCTCGTCACGCTCGACCGCGAGATCGGTGACGGGGACCACGGCGAGAACCTCGACCGTGGTTTCCGCGCCGTGCTCGAGGCCGTCGACGGCGGCTCCTTCGACACACCCGGCGCCGTGCTGAAGACGGTCGCGACGAAGCTCATCTCGACCGTCGGCGGCGCCGCCGGTCCGCTGTTCGGCACCGCGTACCTGAAGGCAGCCCAGGCTGCTGGCGACGCGTCCGAGCTCGACGCCGACACGCTCGTCGCCGTGTTCGCCGCTGCCCGCGACGGCGTGGTCTCGCGGGGCAAGGCCGCCGTCGGCGACAAGACGATGGTGGACGCCTGGACCCCCGCGGTCGATGCCGCCACCGCTGCCGCCGCAGCCGGTGACGACCCGGCTGCGGTGCTCGCCGCCGCAGCCGACGCCGCCGCCTCGGGCGCCGAGGCCACCGAACCGCTCGTCGCCCACAAGGGTCGTGCGAGCTACCTCGGCGAACGCGCCGTCGGGCACCGCGACCCGGGTGCGCAGTCGACGGCGTACATCCTGCGTGCCGCGGTGGACGCGACGACGGGCTCCGCCGCGTGACCGTCGGCATCCTGATCGTCTCGCACAGCGCCGCGATCGCCTCCGGCACCGTCGAGCTCGCCCGCCAGATGGCGGCCGACGTGCCGCTCGTCGCGGCCGGCGGGACCGACGACGGCGGCATCGGCACGTCGTTCGAGGCGATCACCGCCGGCGTCGAGGAGCTCTCGGACGCCGACGCCGTCGTCGTCCTGTGCGACCTCGGCTCTGCCTACCTGACGACCGACACGGCGCTCGACTTCCTCGACGACGACGTCCGCGCACGCGTGCACGTTTCACAGGCACCCCTCGTCGAGGGCGCGGTCGCCGCGGCCGTCGCGGCCCAGACGGGTGGTGACGCCGAGGCAGTGCTCGCTGCCGCGGCGTCCGCCGCAGGGTCCGCGGACGACGCGAGCACTGCCTCCCGTCCGACCGGTGACCATCCGGGAGGCACGGGGCCGGGTGACGGGGCTGGCAGCGTCGACGACGTGGCCGCGTCCGAGAGCGTCGAACTGGTGAACGAGACCGGCCTGCACGCCCGCCCTGCGGCGGAGTTCGTGAAGACGGCAGCCAAGTACGACGCAGCGGTGCGCGTGAACGGCGTGGACGCGAAGAGCCTGCTGGCGATCATGGCGTTGGCGCTGCCGAAGGGCGCCACCGTGTCGATCGAGGCGAGTGGAGCCGATGCGCAGGTCGCGGTCGACGCACTGGCGGAGCTGGTGCGGAGCGGTTTCGGCGAGTAAGCGTCACCGCTCGCCGTCTCGCGCTCAGCGGATGGACACCGTGCCGGCCAGGTCGAGGTCCGACGGCCCGCCGGTGACGCCCGCATCGGCGAGGAGCGTCGCGCCGAACACCGCGCTCCAGAACGTCCGGGCATCACGGCCGACACCGCTCGGACTCGTCCAGCCGTGCTCGGCGACGACACGCTCGAGGTAACGCTCGGACTGCCGGAACAGGACCGCGAGCAGGAGCCGCACGCGCTCGCGCTGGGCGTCGTCGTCGCCGGCGGCGGCCAGCGCGCGCACGACGAGCAGTGTCGACGGCATGGCGAGTGCGGTGCGTGCGAGCACCTGACGGAACGCGTCGGCGGACCCGGCACGCCGACCGGCGGCCTGCAGGCGCGTGGTGTCGCGGAGGAAGAGCGCGAAGGCGGCGTCGAGGACGAGGCGGTCCTTCGAGCCGTAGTGGTGCGTGATCTGGTTCGGGTAGACCCCGGCCGCACGGGCGATCTCGCTGACGGTGACGGCATGGCGTGCGGCGCTGGTTCCGCCCACGTCACCGGCTGCCCCTGCGCTGAGGAGTCCGGCGGTCGCGGCGAGGATCCTCGCCCGGGTCGCTGCTCCGCGGGTCGTCCCGGTGCCGTCGGTGGTTGCCATTCTCGAATTGTACGTGGTACAACTCGACTTGTTCAACGTACAAGAAGGAGCACTCGTGGACATCTCCATCACCGGCTACGGCGCGGTCTCCCCGTTCGGCCACGGCGTCGCGCCGCTGTGGGACGCCCTGGTCGCGGGACGCTCCGGTGTGCACGAGCTGCACCGCGACGGGCAGCTCTGGGAACGGGTGCCGATCATGGTAGGTGCCGACGCAGCACTCGACGCCGAGTCCGCACTCGGTCGCGTCCGGGCGAACCGCCTCGACCGCAGCCAGCAGCTCGCGCTCGTCGCCGCCGGCGAGGCCTGGGCCGACGCCGGCGCGCCTGCCGTCGCGGGCGACCGCCTGGCCGTCGTCGTCGGGACCGGCATCGGGGGAGTGGAGACGCTGCTCGACGCGCACGACGTGCTCGGTGCGTCGGGCGCGCGTCGGGTGTCACCCCGGACCGTCCCGATGCTCATGGCCAACGGGGCCGCGGCGCAGATCAGCATCGAGTACGGCGCCCGCGCCGGTGCGTACACGACCGTCTCGGCGTGCGCGTCCGGTGCCGAGGCGATCGCGACGGCCGCGCGGCTCATCGTCACGGGGGAGGCCGACGTCGTCATCGCGGGCGGCACCGAAGCAGCGGTCACCCCGGTCACCATGGCCTCGTTCGCGCAGTCCCAGGCCCTCGCGAAGCCCGACGGCGACGACCCCACCACACTGTCGCGGCCGTTCGACGCCGACCGCCGCGGGTTCGTCCTCGGCGAGGGTGCCGGGTTCGTCGTCCTGGAACGGGCCGCGCACGCCGCCGCCCGCGCACAGCGGTCGCACGGCACGCTCGCTGGGTGGGGCATCACCTCTGACGCCTTCCACATCACCGCCCCGCTCGGGGACGGCAGCGAACAGGAGCGCGCGATGACGGCGGCGATCCGGATGGCCGGGCTCACCGGTGCGGACATCGACCACGTCAACGCGCACGCGACCGGGACCCCGGTCGGGGACGTCGGTGAGGCAGCGGCGATCGGTCGGGCGGTCGGGACCGGTGCCCTCGTCACCGCGCCGAAGAGCGCCATCGGGCACATGTTCGGTGCTGCGGGAGCGGTCGAGGCGATCCTGACGGTCCGGGCGCTCGAGACCGGGGTCGTGCCGCCGACGCTGAACCTGCAGCACCAGGACCCGTCGATCGACCTGGACGTGGTGGTGGGGACCGCTCGGACCGCGACCATGCGTGCGGCGCTGGGCAACTCGTTCGGGTTCGGCGGGCAGAACGCCTCGTTGGTGTTCACCGCGGTCTGAGGGGCGCGGGGACCGACGTATCCTGACTGCCTGCTCGTCGCCGCCGCAGTCGGGGGTGTCGCCCACGGAAGGAACTGCAATGAGCATGGAAGGCGTGGCCTGGAGCTCGCTCTACAAGATCTCCACCGCCAAGGACGGCAAGCACGGCATCTCACGCGAGTCCGTGCGGCGGATCATGACGTTCGCCGTGCCCTACCGGGCCAAGCTGGTGGTCTTCATCGCGCTCTCCGTCGTGGGCGCCGTCCTCGCGGTCGCGACACCGGTGCTCGCCGGCCGGGTGGTCGACGTCATCGTCGCCCGTGGCGCGCTCAGCACGATCATCTGGCTCGCGGTCGTCATCGCCCTGGTCGCCGTGGGCGACGCAGGCGTGTCGCTCGCGACGCGCTGGTTCTCGGCACGCATCGGCGAAGGCGTGATCCTGGACCTCCGGACCGCCGTCTTCAACCACGTGCAGAAGATGCCGATCGCCTTCTTCACCCGCACACGGACGGGCGCCCTCGTCAGCCGCCTCAACAACGACGTGATCGGTGCGCAGCAGGCCTTCAGCGGCACGCTGTCCGGCGTGGTCACGAACCTCGTGGCGCTGATCCTCACCCTGACCGTCATGCTCAGCACGTCCTGGCTCGTGACGGTCCTGGCGATCGTGATGCTCCCGGTCTTCCTCGTCCCCGCGCGGCGCATGGGCAGCCGGCTCGCCGCGCTGCGTCGCGAGGCCGCCGACCACAACGCCGCCATGAGCACGCAAATGACCGAGCGCTTCTCCGCGCCCGGCGCCACCCTCGTGAAGCTGTTCGGCCGGCCCGACGAGGAGGCCGAGGAGTTCCGGGTGCGCGCCGCCCGTGTCCGCGACATCGGGGTGCGGAGTGCCCTGCTGCAGTTCGTCTTCGTCACCGCCCTCACCCTGGTCTCCGCCCTCGCGCTCGCGCTCGTCTACGGGGTCGGCGGCGCCCTCGCACTCGGTGGCCAGCTGAACACGGGCGACGTGGTGACGCTGGCCCTCCTGCTCACCCGCCTGTACGCGCCGCTGACCAGCCTCGCGAACGCCCGGGTGGAGATCATGAGCGCGGTGGTCAGCTTCGAGCGCGTCTTCGAGGTCCTCGACCTCGAACCGCTCATCCAGGAGAAGCCCGACGCCGGCACCGTCCCCGACGGCCCGGTGGCGGTCGAGTTCGACGACGTCCGCTTCGCCTACCCCGCTGCGGACAAGGTGTCCCTCGCCTCGCTCGAGGAGGTCTCCACGCTGGACACCCGCGGCGGTGACGAGGTGTTGCACGGCGTCTCGTTCCGGATCGAGCCGGGGCAGACCGTCGCCCTCGTCGGCACCTCCGGAGCCGGCAAGTCCACGATCGCGCAACTGCTCTCCCGCCTGTACGACGTCGACAGCGGCGCCGTCCGCCTGGCGGGATCAGACGTCCGCGACGTCACGTTCGCCTCCATGCGACACACCATGGGGATGGTGACGCAGGACGGTCACCTCTTCCACGAGACCATCCGCTCCAACCTGCGCCTCGCGCGGCCCGAGGCGACCGAGGACGAGGTGTGGGACGCTGTCCGGCGCGCGCGCCTCGAACCGCTCATCCGCTCCCTGCCGGACCAGCTGGACACCATGGTCGGGGAGCGCGGCTACCGGCTGTCCGGCGGCGAGCGCCAACGGATGACCATCGCCAGGCTCTTGCTCGCCCAGCCGCGCGTCGTCATCCTCGACGAGGCCACCGCGGCGCTGGACTCGACGTCCGAGGCCGCGGTGCAGGCTGCGCTCAGCGAGGCACTCGAGGGGCGGACGGCGATGGTGATCGCCCACCGGCTGTCGACCATCCGCAGCGCGGACCTGATCCTCGTGGTCGAGGACGGCTCGATCGTCGAGCGTGGGACCCACGACGAACTGCTGGCCGTGGGCGGACGGCACGAGGAGTTGCACCGGACCCAGTTCGCCGTGCAGAAGGACGTCGCGGCGGATGAGGAAGCCCTGCGCCCGAGCGCGTCCTCGGTCTGAGGACGGCTCCTGCGTCGGTCGATCGCCCCGCGCACGGCACGCTCGTCAGTCGAGGCCGAGGCAGAACGCCATGACGGCTTGCTGCACCGGGAGCAGTCCGGCCTTGAAGTCGTGTCCGACGAACGCGGCGTGTTCCACAGCCTCTGCGCTGACCTCGC from Curtobacterium sp. MCJR17_020 includes:
- the dhaM gene encoding dihydroxyacetone kinase phosphoryl donor subunit DhaM, which gives rise to MTVGILIVSHSAAIASGTVELARQMAADVPLVAAGGTDDGGIGTSFEAITAGVEELSDADAVVVLCDLGSAYLTTDTALDFLDDDVRARVHVSQAPLVEGAVAAAVAAQTGGDAEAVLAAAASAAGSADDASTASRPTGDHPGGTGPGDGAGSVDDVAASESVELVNETGLHARPAAEFVKTAAKYDAAVRVNGVDAKSLLAIMALALPKGATVSIEASGADAQVAVDALAELVRSGFGE
- a CDS encoding beta-ketoacyl-[acyl-carrier-protein] synthase family protein — encoded protein: MDISITGYGAVSPFGHGVAPLWDALVAGRSGVHELHRDGQLWERVPIMVGADAALDAESALGRVRANRLDRSQQLALVAAGEAWADAGAPAVAGDRLAVVVGTGIGGVETLLDAHDVLGASGARRVSPRTVPMLMANGAAAQISIEYGARAGAYTTVSACASGAEAIATAARLIVTGEADVVIAGGTEAAVTPVTMASFAQSQALAKPDGDDPTTLSRPFDADRRGFVLGEGAGFVVLERAAHAAARAQRSHGTLAGWGITSDAFHITAPLGDGSEQERAMTAAIRMAGLTGADIDHVNAHATGTPVGDVGEAAAIGRAVGTGALVTAPKSAIGHMFGAAGAVEAILTVRALETGVVPPTLNLQHQDPSIDLDVVVGTARTATMRAALGNSFGFGGQNASLVFTAV
- a CDS encoding ABC transporter ATP-binding protein is translated as MSMEGVAWSSLYKISTAKDGKHGISRESVRRIMTFAVPYRAKLVVFIALSVVGAVLAVATPVLAGRVVDVIVARGALSTIIWLAVVIALVAVGDAGVSLATRWFSARIGEGVILDLRTAVFNHVQKMPIAFFTRTRTGALVSRLNNDVIGAQQAFSGTLSGVVTNLVALILTLTVMLSTSWLVTVLAIVMLPVFLVPARRMGSRLAALRREAADHNAAMSTQMTERFSAPGATLVKLFGRPDEEAEEFRVRAARVRDIGVRSALLQFVFVTALTLVSALALALVYGVGGALALGGQLNTGDVVTLALLLTRLYAPLTSLANARVEIMSAVVSFERVFEVLDLEPLIQEKPDAGTVPDGPVAVEFDDVRFAYPAADKVSLASLEEVSTLDTRGGDEVLHGVSFRIEPGQTVALVGTSGAGKSTIAQLLSRLYDVDSGAVRLAGSDVRDVTFASMRHTMGMVTQDGHLFHETIRSNLRLARPEATEDEVWDAVRRARLEPLIRSLPDQLDTMVGERGYRLSGGERQRMTIARLLLAQPRVVILDEATAALDSTSEAAVQAALSEALEGRTAMVIAHRLSTIRSADLILVVEDGSIVERGTHDELLAVGGRHEELHRTQFAVQKDVAADEEALRPSASSV
- a CDS encoding TetR/AcrR family transcriptional regulator C-terminal domain-containing protein translates to MATTDGTGTTRGAATRARILAATAGLLSAGAAGDVGGTSAARHAVTVSEIARAAGVYPNQITHHYGSKDRLVLDAAFALFLRDTTRLQAAGRRAGSADAFRQVLARTALAMPSTLLVVRALAAAGDDDAQRERVRLLLAVLFRQSERYLERVVAEHGWTSPSGVGRDARTFWSAVFGATLLADAGVTGGPSDLDLAGTVSIR